Within Pseudomonas tructae, the genomic segment GCCGGCCGAGCTTGAAGCCTGTTACCAGCTCGATCCGCCGTATTACCAGTACGCCGGGCATCGCTATGAACTGCGCTACCTGGGTGAGTTGCTGCAGGGGGCGCCGCAACCAAAACTTCTGGGCCAGAGCCTGCCGCTGCCGGTGCTGCTGGTGCATTCCCATGATCAGCAATATGCAGTGCAGGTCGATGGCCTGGCCGCCAGCCGTGAAATCGTGGTCAAGAGCCTCGGGCCGCAGTTTGCGGCGGTCCAGGGCTTGTCCGGGGCGACGTTGCTGGGTGATGGGCGGGTGGTGCTGATTCTCGATCTGCCTGGCCAGTTGCGCGGTTTGCAGCAGATGGCCCGGCACCATTTGGGCAGTGACGGTCAGCGCCGAGAGAGCCTCGGCAGCTTGCCGGCAAGGCCGTTGCTGGTCATGGTGGTGGACGATTCGGTCACCGTGCGCAAGGTCACCGGGCGCCTGCTCGAGCGCCATGGCATGAATGTGCTGACGGCCAAGGACGGTGTCGACGCCATGGCCCTGTTGCAGGAGCATCGTCCGGATATTCTTCTGCTGGATATCGAGATGCCGCGCATGGACGGCTTTGAAGTCGCCACGCAGATTCGCCATGATCCCCAGCTCAAGGACCTGCCGATTATCATGATCACCTCGCGCACCGGCCAGAAGCACCGCGATCGGGCCATGGCCATTGGTGTCAACGACTACCTGGGCAAGCCCTATCAGGAATCGGTGCTGTTGCAGAGCATCGCCCAATGGAGTCACCGCGATGCTTGAACAAAACGCCCGGCATAACCGGCGCAGCAGCCTGACCGGCTTGCTGCTGCCCTTGAGCGATCGCTGCCTGGTGCTGCCCAACGTTGCCGTGGCCGAGTTGATCGGCTTTCAAGCCGGTAGTCCGACCCTGGAGCCGCCCGAATGGTTGCTCGGCTGGATCGACTGGCGTGGCCAGCGCCTGCCCCTGCTGAGCTTCGAGGCGGCGTGTGGTGGTCAGCTGCAGGTGGGCGAGCGGGCGCGCATCGTGGTGCTCAATGCCTTGGGCAGCAGCCCGTTGCGCTTTGTCGCCTTGCTGGTGCAGGGTATCCCGCGCTCGTGCAAGCTCGATAGCCAGCTCAACTTCGTCGATGTGCCGCTGGCCGCCCTGGAGCTGGCGGCGGTGCAGGTGGGTGAGCAGGTGGCGCGAGTCCCGGACTTGCCCGCACTGGAGCAACTGATGGTGGACGCAGGGGTGGTTTGAAACATTTGCCTGTGTAGGATGGGAGTCCTGTTTCACGTCAGGAGGACCCTGTTGCATGTATCACGGTGAACGTTTCAACGCCTGGACCCATCTGGTCGGCGCCGTTCTGGCCTGTATCGGCGCCATCTGGTTGCTGGTGGTGGCAAGCCTGCAGGGGGATCCCTGGAAAATCGTCAGCCTGGCGATCTATGGCTTTACCCTGCTGTTGCTCTACAGCACCTCGACGCTGTATCACAGCGTGCGCGGCAGGGCCAAAGTGATCATGCGCAAGCTCGATCACCTGTCGATCTACCTGTTGATTGCCGGCAGCTATACCCCGTTCTGCCTGGTCAGCCTGCGTGGGCCCTGGGGCTGGAGCCTGTTCGGAGTGGTCTGGGGGCTGGCGCTGATCGGCATGTTGCAAGAGATCAAACCGCGCTCGGAAGCGCGGGTCATGTCGATCATCATCTACGCGTTGATGGGCTGGATCGTCCTGGTTGCGGTCAAGCCGCTCCTGGCCAGCCTCGGCACTGCAGGCTTTGCCTGGCTCGCAGGTGGCGGGGCGTTTTACACCATCGGCATCATCTTCTTTGCCTACGACAGCCGCTTTCGCCATTGGCATGGCATCTGGCACCTGTTCGTGATCGCCGGCAGCCTGCTGCACTTCATCGCGGTGTTCTTCTACGTCCTTTAAAAGTCGCCCCACAACTGCTGGGCGACGGCCAGGGCGACCACCGGTGCGGTTTCGGTGCGTAGCACGCGTGGGCCCAGGCGCGCGGCGTGAAAGCCTGCGCCTTTGG encodes:
- a CDS encoding chemotaxis protein CheW — translated: MLEQNARHNRRSSLTGLLLPLSDRCLVLPNVAVAELIGFQAGSPTLEPPEWLLGWIDWRGQRLPLLSFEAACGGQLQVGERARIVVLNALGSSPLRFVALLVQGIPRSCKLDSQLNFVDVPLAALELAAVQVGEQVARVPDLPALEQLMVDAGVV
- the trhA gene encoding PAQR family membrane homeostasis protein TrhA, with the protein product MYHGERFNAWTHLVGAVLACIGAIWLLVVASLQGDPWKIVSLAIYGFTLLLLYSTSTLYHSVRGRAKVIMRKLDHLSIYLLIAGSYTPFCLVSLRGPWGWSLFGVVWGLALIGMLQEIKPRSEARVMSIIIYALMGWIVLVAVKPLLASLGTAGFAWLAGGGAFYTIGIIFFAYDSRFRHWHGIWHLFVIAGSLLHFIAVFFYVL